From Hermetia illucens chromosome 6, iHerIll2.2.curated.20191125, whole genome shotgun sequence, one genomic window encodes:
- the LOC119660022 gene encoding uncharacterized protein LOC119660022, with translation MYRQVNVGTEDSYLQLIVWRDNPNEDLRYYRLKKSHPLASSAIKDFYVGDVMTGSNSLKEAVKIKDDLKTLLQSAGFNLRKWCANHERLLSSIPSKYREVKLSVDDSKDEGVKTLGLTWNPKLDHFRITTIWNEPTEVTKRTVLSDTSRLFDPLGFVNPAITLAKIFLQELWSLKLDWDEAIPMGLHTRWLQFRQELADLNRIRIPRYLETKNATVSLHAFSDASERAYGVVIYLRSVNNHGDIKVTLLCSKSRMAPLKTITLPRLELCAATFWARLTDRVTKILNMDIGSIHYWTDSQIVLAWTQSRPSLFHTFVANRISSIQLRVNKYI, from the coding sequence ATGTACCGCCAGGTAAATGTCGGCACAGAGGACAGTTATCTACAACTCATTGTTTGGAGGGACAACCCTAATGAAGACCTGAGGTACTATCGCTTGAAGAAATCACATCCACTTGCATCGAGTGCAATCAAGGATTTCTACGTGGGCGACGTCATGACCGGAAGCAACAGCCTCAAGGAAGCTGTCAAAATTAAGGATGATTTAAAGACATTGTTGCAGTCAGCTGGGTTCAACCTCCGTAAGTGGTGCGCAAACCATGAACGGCTGCTTTCATCAATACCGAGCAAATACAGAGAAGTGAAGCTTTCTGTCGACGACTCAAAGGATGAAGGTGTGAAAACGTTAGGATTAACCTGGAACCCCAAGTTAGATCATTTTCGCATAACCACCATTTGGAACGAGCCAACCGAGGTAACAAAACGGACGGTTTTGAGTGATACATCACGATTATTCGACCCATTAGGATTTGTCAATCCAGCAATTACACTGGCCAAAATATTTCTACAGGAATTGTGGTCACTAAAACTTGATTGGGATGAAGCCATACCAATGGGACTTCACACTCGGTGGCTTCAATTCCGCCAGGAACTGGCAGATCTTAACAGAATTCGAATACCCAGATATTTGGAAACGAAAAATGCCACAGTTAGTCTACACGCTTTCTCCGATGCTAGTGAAAGGGCGTACGGTGTGGTAATATATCTACGCAGTGTAAATAACCATGGAGATATAAAGGTGACACTTCTCTGTTCCAAGTCCAGAATGGCTCCATTGAAAACTATCACTCTACCAAGACTGGAATTATGTGCAGCAACCTTTTGGGCTCGTCTAACAGATCGTGTAACAAAAATCCTCAACATGGACATCGGCAGCATACACTATTGGACAGATTCACAGATCGTCTTAGCTTGGACGCAATCCAGGCCCTCATTGTTTCACACCTTTGTGGCAAACAGAATTTCATCAATACAGTTAAGAGTTAATAAATACATCTAA